Below is a window of Camelus ferus isolate YT-003-E chromosome 4, BCGSAC_Cfer_1.0, whole genome shotgun sequence DNA.
GAGCCCTGAGAGGGACTGCTGTCAGTTTCCATCTCCTTGTACGAGGCCCTTTCACTGGGGACACCAGGTTCGTCTTTTCAGATGAGGTGCTCCAAGCCGCGCTGTCAGAATCGCAGCAGACACCTGGCACGTGTCCCCTGTCCACTCCACAGCTAGTGACACGCACATAGCCGTCCCGGGGAAACGCTGCGGCCGGGGCGCCGGTGACCTGCTTGCTGTCTCACGTGTGGTTCTTAGGTGTCTTTTCAGAATGCTCGGAGGTGCCTCTCAAGTTTCCTTGCAAAGAACCCTCATAAGGGTGTGGCCTCCGAGTGGCctgaatttctcattttcacCATTAAGTTAAGTAAGGAATCCTCAAACTCAAGAGCTGAGAAGCATGTGCATTTAGTGCAAAGCAGCTGGCGGCTGTCCACGAGGACTGGCTCAGAGAGGCCTGGTGCAtgggagcccaggagagggaaggcTCCGGCCCGTGATGAGTGGCCGCGTCCCACTGGCGGAGAAAGCCCTGTCTGAAGGCTACGCCCGGCTCCGGTACCGGGACACGTCCTTGCTGatctggcagcagcagcagcagaagttGGAATCTGTGCCGCTGGGGACGTACCTGAGCAGGAGCCGAAGCATGTGGTACTCACAGTACGGAAACGAGGCCATCCTAGTCCGGGACAGAAACAAGCTCGAGGTCTCCCGGGACACAGGGCAGTCCAAGTTCTGCACGATTATGTGATTCTGGGGTGAAAAACCAGTCCCAGGCTCCAAGCTGTCTTGCTGACTCCTAGTCCTTACGGGGAGGTTTTGAACAGTGAACATAAAGACTGAGATGCAGTGAAGGGACCCAAGAATCTCAGAGATGGTGCCCCAGGCCGCGGGCAGTCAGGGGGCTGGGGGACTGGGCTTCCGGGCTCCTTCTGAcctcccaggtgctgcaggcacAGCCCAGGCTGGGGCACTCTAGACGCAGCTTTGGTTCCGCTTCCAAAGAAATCAAGCAAGAGTGACGCCGTGGTTGCAGACAgcccttccacatgctcagaggTGGTTTTTAGGATTCACTTCTGCCTGGTAAAGAATGGGTCAGAGCTAGAAACGGGGGGTGGAACTGGCATCATGTGTGGTCGAAAACCCACTTGCAGGACCAAGGTGGACTTCCCTTAAATGGTCAGCAGCTGCGGCATTTCAGCGGGAACTTTGTGGCCCTTGAATTTTGATTCTAATTGTGAAACTGATTGCGTGTGATGCATCGTGTGTGTAGCTTCTATACTTGGCCTCCTAATACTTGAGACTTGAGGGCAAACGCATCCAAAAAACATCAGGGAAACCCCAAATCCATTAAGTTACGCACCAGTTGTTTACAGGGATTTCAAATTTAATCACAGGGCTTCAAAAGGCAGGTTCTCAGCTGATAGTATTTCAGCCTCCTTGCTCCGAGTGTTCGTCATTGTGTGTTGGTCATTACCATGCACCGGCAGCCTCGGCCCACCTGTGGGCGGTTTTCCGCGTCATTTTGAAAGGCTCTGCTGCCTGCTGGAATTAAAGCCCATGTGGCAAGGCCAGTGTGGAAGAATCTTTTGTCAAAGTCAAGTCTTTGCTAAATACATCTTTAGgggccccttcctgcctcactcCTTATTTTTATGTGCTTGTCTGTGGTCACTTGGCtttcagctttttcctaacagGAACACCTAAAGATTGCTGAAAACCCCAACAGGGAAATGCAAGAGGCAAATCCCAGCGTCCTCCCCAGAGGCAGCACGGTCAGCAGCGGGAAGGGCGCGTGTGTTGCTTGTCCTGCCACTTTTTTCCTCGCTCAGCCATACAGGCAGGGCATTTCCATCACGCTTTGAACGGCTGGGTGGCCGTGCTCCTGGTGGGCAGAGGCCTTCCTGCTGGCCACGCACACGGTGCGTCCGGAGCTTCACTGTGCGTGGTTCTTCGGGCCGGTGTGCAAGTCAGCTAGCAGAcagcatcccccccccccccatcagacATCCAGCCAGGGGACATCTGGCTGAGAGCCCCCTCTTGCATGCTGCCTTAGGTcgggaggctgggaagtcacATGTCCTTCAGTGCCTCCcggagctggagagagaggcctGGTGCATCTAGAGTCAGGCCTCTGACAATGGAACTCCCCAGTAGACAGGCTTTGTCAACATCTCTGCTTCCTTCGACTTAAGCCCTGTTTGGGAAGAAAGCGAACTCAGGCTTACCTGCAGCGCCTCTGCACGGCGCACTCACAGCACCTCGGACTAACCTAGATGTGCCGTGGCCGGGTCAGCCCCACAAAGAGGGCGGCGGCCAGGAAAGCAAGCCCTGGTTGGATGCACAGGTGACAGCCGTGCCCTGAGGCTCCCACAGACAGCTGGCGCTAAGCGGCTTAACATGCAGGGAGGGCCCATCTGCGTTGGGGGGCCTGGGTGGCTGGCCTCCCCAGCTGAGGTGGACACGGCCCAGCCAGTCCCCGTTCTAGGGGAGCTTGGTCTGGGTAAGAGAGGGCCAGGGGTCTAAGCCAGGTGACGCGTGCCCCCGAGGGAATGCAGTGAGGTGCCGGAGGAAGGCGGCCTAGGGCCTGGACTTGGGCAGAGCCCTCCTCTCCAGGGAGGTTCTGCCAGGCTTGGCTCACGCAGCCTGAGTGCTTTGGAAACTGTCAGCACTCGCGTTTGTCTCCACCGCCCCTCATCCTTCACTGATGCCTCCACTGTGTGCCGGGTCCCATGTGGTGGGGGGACCCAGCATGCCCACCCGCTTGACAGGGCTCCATGGGGATGTCTGGGCCAGCCAGGCGAGCGTTAGATGCCTCTAGTCTCGGAAACCACCTGGGCGCAGACTGAGAGTGCAGCAGGGACACAGGCGCCCGGTCCTGCATGTCTGCAAAGGCGGGCGGCTCATGCGGAGAGTCACACCCCTAGACCCGGGGCCCTCAACCCCGGGCCTCCCCGCCGGGCTGAGGACCACAGCCACGAGCTCTTAAAACCTCCTTCTGATGCTTCCGGTGTTCCTGCCAGGAGCTGTGGGATGTGAGAACCAGGGCTGCACCCCGTCGTCCACGCtggtgaggggagaagggaggccagAGAGCGCAGGAAAAGGAACGTCCAggtgcctctttttttctttcttttattatgaaaacaaaacaaatgcccCAGGAGAAGGGTCCATGGTTACCAGAAACATCAAAGAGTACTTTCTAccatttttattctgttgtgtTGAGGCCAGCATTGCAATAAACAAGCTAAAACTACTTACATTGGACTCATTTTCAGTAACTGACATTTACAGGAATATACTAGGAACGGCACTAAAAAGGTTAAGAAAAGTTACGGTCAACTTGCATGCACGTCGTACAGAAAAGTAATGctttaaatacaaaaaaggaaGCTTCCTGGAAGTGCTGCGCCAGTATGGAGGAACAGCGCTACACTGGGTGTGACAAATCTTTTTATCGTGGGTGATGGTTTTTCCCAAAGGACGCTGATAAAAGATGTGAATGctgcaaaagaacaaaaacaaaaccaaacaaacaaaaaagaaaatgtgtgtcaACAGTCTGTAAGCAAGATGAGTGAGCAAGGGTCTCTGGAATTCAGTTAACACCCGAAGCCCGCCCCTGGGCCTCCAGGGGTCACCACACGAGTGTTTCCAAAGCCACTTCCACTTCCTGTGCGTGGCCAGCCTACTTAACCCGGCCCTTTCCCCCGAAAGCCTGCCCTGCAGTTCTGGGCCCTGGAGCAGCTCTGCTTTCCAACACAGAGAAGTGGAAATGGTGAACACTCACAAGCTgacctcgggggggggggggaggtcccCCAAAACTCTGCAGTTAGTTCTCAAGCCTGGACAGGAAGCCCTTAAAAACTGCGGCACCGATGAACTCCACCTGCTCAGCACGGACGCTGCCCTCGGGGAGTGTCAGAGCCAGCGAAGCCCCGGAAGCGAGGGGCACAGGTGGTCTGAGGACCCCCCCCTCGCCCAGAACCAGGGTGTCCGGAGACGCTCCGCTTAGCCAGTGCTAAGCCCTAGGGCCAGGAGTGCCCCACCGAGTGGCCAGCATGGCGACCCCTCCCGCTCAcgggagcccccagcccctccaggccctCGGCCCGGTCTGTTTGCTCCCCAGACCCGTGCCTGCTGCACCTGCCCCCGAGATCCCTCTCAAGACCTGGCGACTCTGCTGTGTAGTAATCCCGTCCATTGAGTTTAAATTCTCCAGTAAACATCTGATTAGGCAACACCTTCGAAGAACggggcaacttttaaaaatggcaagTTTAAAAtccatttgtgtttttattataaacaagACTTCGTGAAAAATTTAACAGACTGGCTCAAAACTCACCAAATGCCAGAATCACTGGCAGTAAGAAAACTGGCAAACCGCCACCCGCTGCCTCAGCAGCCCTCCACACCCTTCCGCACCCATCGAGGGGTCCTTGGCCACAAGGGCTGGCGGGACCCGAGCtgattttatgatttataaaaacCGCCAAGTATTAGGACGCCAAGGACTAGTCCGCCTGTCCATCCTGAAGGCTGGCAGAAGGACCCAGCCCCCGGACAGGAGGCCAGGCCACCCATGGCTCCCCGCAGCACCTGCCTCGGGGAGGTCTTCACAGGGACGCTTGGGAGAATGCCCCTTTTCAGTCACTTCTGTGCTGACTGCAAAATGCACAGGCAGGGAGCCCCTGGGGAGTCTCGAGGGAAGGAACCCTCCTGGGTCCAGAGGCTCCTCCACCCCGGAGAGAGAAGACAGGCCAGGGAGAGCCCGGCCAGGCCACTGATGGCCGGCTGGAAGACTGCCGTGGGGGCCACACCCCTCCCCTGGAGGCTGGGGGGCGAGGCGGCGCCCACCCCGGGGCCCGGGCACTCCTGGCCGAAGCCGCAGTGCTCAGGGCTCAGGTGGGTGGCACGGGGTGTCCCAGGACTCAAAGGCTACGTGGCAGcctccagagaaaacaaaacccaagcaTAACCTTCTGTTAAACtctgtatattattattatttttttttacaatagaaagttaaaaaatcaaGACTTAGATTTACTAtacatttctctctctgattACAAAGCTTATATCATATAGCTGGGGTTCCCTaagctgaattcttttaaaacagtCCCGAAGAGACCAGCGGTGAACACAGAAGAGCTAAGCAAAGTGGAAACGAAGAGCACGCCGCGGCTGGAGGCCGCCTCTACCTGTAAGCCTCCAaatttcagacacacacacacgaaagaaCGAAACGAAGACCCGACGGCCCCGGGAGCGCGCGCCGCCGTGGCTGTGGCCGTGGCCGTGACGTGACTGAGCaccgcgggggggggggggggggcagggagctaGCACCTGGGGGCGGGCCCCGTCCGGCAGGCCCCGGGCTCGCCTCACAGCACTTAAAAGGCCTGCATCTCTGCTGCTTCTTAAAAATGCgtttcttttgcagttttttcttttctttaaaaaaaaaaaaagaccaatgatGTTAATAAATAAAGTTCTCATATATACACGGAGCTGGGCAGGCGGCTCCGGAGTGTGCGGCGGGGGCAGCACTCACGAGCTGGGGACGCACGTCGGGCTGGCCTTTTGTAGAAAACTGCTAAACCTTACAAAAAAgtctccttttgtctttttttttaattttttttttttttttaaagttgaggtAAAAGTTTCAGTGTTTGGAAACCTGTGCACTGCGCACGCAGCCACCGCGTTCCCTCCCAGGAACTCCCGACGCCGCAGAGACCGGGTGGACTCGCCGCGGCGCCCCGCACCCGCCCCGCCCCGAGCGCTCTGGCTGGCGCCCCGCCGACGCCCCGCTCggcccagccctggctctccgggcaggcaggcagagccctCGGACATGAGCGCAggggcccaggcccccagggatGCAAATGCCGCCAGCCGTGCCGAG
It encodes the following:
- the BRD3OS gene encoding putative uncharacterized protein BRD3OS, with product MSGRVPLAEKALSEGYARLRYRDTSLLIWQQQQQKLESVPLGTYLSRSRSMWYSQYGNEAILVRDRNKLEVSRDTGQSKFCTIM